The sequence GCTGTCGTCGCTCAAGCTTTTTCTGTTCACACCGGTTTTGTTTGCTGCGGGTCACAGCCCCAACTCGTTCCACGAGTCTCTGACACTTCACCCTTTGCCTGATGGCAAGCTATCTGTGTTATTTGAGTTTACCACCTACTTCACTCAGACGAAGTCGACTGCCTCGATTCGTAAGGTCTACCACTGGTGCTATGTAGAAACTCTTTAACAAATTCTCAGCTCAATATCACCACTCCATCACCCCTCCATCGCTCCTCCTCCCTTTGCAAACTAGCAACATCTCCGAGATATCCATATCCTTCGTCTCTGGACGCTGGGATCAGCGCCGTACATCTCAATCTGGACCTCTACACTACTTATCCGGCGGAGGTGGTGGCGAAGTGAGAGGATGGGTGAGAAATGGGAACGAGGGTGGAAGCGAGGAGGAGAGGTGGGGGGCGGTCACTCATGCGCTTGGGGGATTGTTCTGTGCCGGCCTAGGGCCAAAAAACGCGGGCGAAAATGTCAAGACTTTTGGAGGGGTATACCCTCCCCGTCGAGGTGATCCGGACGGTATGTTTTATCATTCAAAGCATAACACATATTCAATATGCAGAGCTAAGGTCTCAAACGATTAGGCTTGACCCATTTTCTCCTCTCGCATCCACATCACAATCTCTGTACAGAAAATCTCACCCCGttcctctctcttcttccttcgAAAGGTCTTTCAGGTCTCTCGGCCCTCCTCGCCCAACCGGgcatcatcttctcctgGGGTTTCCAATCTGAAGGGATCGAAGTCATTATGCCAAGCGACGGTCACCCTGAAGGTAAATGGACAGGCTGGTGGGAAGGTGTGGTCGACTTGATTCCCCCCGGTGCAGGTGTCAAAGACGCCAAGCGAGAGACGGGGCTGGAAAGTCTGTTCAAGAGGCGCTTACCGCCCTCCTATCCAGAGGCGGAGAGTTCGGTGATCAGGCTGATCCTGCCAGAAAATGAAAAGGTCAATGTTGAGCCACAAAGCCGGGTTATGGGAGAGTGGAGGGATGGGAAATGGAGACAAGTCATGGAATGGAATGCAAAGGATAGTGAGATGGTGGGGAAAGATCTAAAATTTTGGTGGGATGAAGTGAGGTTTGAATATCGCAAGTTTACCTTGTTCGCAATTTTGCTGCCCACTGGCTAATCATAATTTGAATAGCTCATACTATCGACCCCCCCCTGATTTCTGTTACCAAGACGGTCATTGACTCTCAAGCTTCAGATGGAACTTTTCAAATCAAGATATCCAATCATGAAAACATTATGCGGGAAGCGATCTACAGCGAAATTTGGCCGTGGTGGGTTAAAGGTTGGATGAGCGAAATGGCCGTTTGGATCGAAGACGAGGGTCCAAGAGGTCAGCAGTCTTCACCATTACCATTCCAAATATGGAAGTTAACCTCTTCTACCAAACGATCAATATAGCCGACCTGCTCAAAAGCATCTCATACAACCCCTCAAACCCACCCGACATTCCACCAACCACCATCCACCTTTCAATCCAGCTCCCCCCTAGATCGACACTTGTCCTCACAATCCCATTCACAAAGCTTACTCTAAAATACACTGACCATCGCCCAGATGCTGAGAGAGGGCAGGAGATCCCGGCAGGGGTGTTGACACTTCTCGACCTCGTTGGCGAACAAGGCGGACCAGAACCAGAAACAAAATCTGAATCCTCGCCATCATCATGGGCATCCCCTCAAACCAACGCGATTCGTTCAAACAGAGCAAGGATCTACACGCCGCGCGTCCTACTTGATATCCCCACACCAGACTTTTCGATGCCTTATAACGTGATCATCATGAGTTCGACAGTGATGGCTGTGTTTTTTGGGTTGATGCACGGTGGTCTCACGAGGAAGTGGGGGTGGGTTGAAGTGCCGGAAGAGCCCGAAGAGCCCGGAGAGGAGGTAAGAGTgagggaggagaaggagtaGCGATCGTAAAAAGGAGGATGGCCAATTTTTGGGGTTTTGTTTTTTCAATCGTGTATCTTAGCATATGGCAGAGAGATAAGTTGTGTCCCATTCCCAAGGCATCTCTGTCTCATTCTTCTCCGCTGAACACCCTGTGAACGAAGATGGAAAACCAAGCGGAATTTAGGACTGTAACGGTATCGAATTCAGATACACGGTGCTTCCGCTTCTTGAGAAACTATCATACACTGCACATAAACATATCATTACTAACTTGCAGACAGATGCTAAACATCATATATCTACTACTGTCACGCTTATCAATTCAGAATCTCTACCACCCAATCACTCGATATATCCCCTGTTCCCTTACAGTCTAACAGCCCATCTGCAGAGTCGTTTACCATGCCGTCCAAGGATTCACTTTGTGCGATCACAAAGCTTGATGAGATGAAGAGAGAAACAACGTTTCCGAAGAAGGATCGACTGGAAGTGAACATCATGACTGACTGTTTGGGGAAAATATGTGGGTATACAGAGTAACTTCCATGCGTTGGTGGATGGGGAAACTTGAAGATGGAAGTATTGATGTATTACTCCTATGGTAAAGCAGACTCAATTAGAGTTAAAGGAGTTGTCGGATCATATTCATAATTAGCTGTACACTAAGGAGAGCAGGGCAGTTTGGTACGGTTGTCATGCGGAAGATTAGTGCTGGATCTATTGAGTAGACTATAAAGTGACTCGCAGATCACTATCGACAACGAGATTAGTGATCAATGAAGCGTAATATTCAAATTAGTTTGCTGCAGAGATTATTTGAATGTATATTCAAACACACGGCGATAGTTCGTTAATACCCCAGGTAGCCTGAAACATCCATCACGTTAGTAATAAAATAAAGAAGATCAACTCTCGCTGATCCGATCGATTCTGTGAAAGATGCCGACAAGGTAATGAGCTAGACTCTAACTGTAGAGTAGGCTAATGAGAGTCAGGTATACATCAAAGTGAATAACGTATGTATCAGGACGCTAGAGCATCTCAGATCCTCTGCCATACAACTTTCGACCTGACATACTAAGTTTCTTCAAGAGTACGCAAACGTAAACCAAGTTGGCCATCACTCCCTAATCAACTTTGTTTACTTCCTTCCGGTGTCATATCTACCAGTCCAAATCAGACCTCCTTGACGGCCTTCCCCACGATCGCCGTACATGCATCGCAAAGATTGAAATCAATTGCAGAAGGGAAGAGCATTGTTGTTGAAACCGTCAAACTGTAGTGGGGGTTTACCGTTGATAAGGGGATATCCAGGGCCACAAGCTATTATGACATAGCACCTTGGAACTACACAGTGGATGTTACAATGAAAACTTGGTAAGTAGGGGAGTTTTTGGACGTCAGCCAGTACTTACCTGACCAATCTGCCAAACCAGGAATTCCTCCTTTTGGCTCAAAGAatctcttttccttcaAAACTGTCAATATACAGGATTCAGATTTTCACTTCCTGGACTTTACTTTTTCAAAATTtcgagcttcttcttcacatACTCTTCGGCGTCGGCAAGAGTCATTTCCAGATGAAGGTCAAACCCTAAGTCAAGGGTGATCACACTAATGTCTGGTCTTCAATGCACATGATTAGGACTTCACTTTTTAACATTCGTTGAAAATGTACATACATCGTCGTGTGAACCCAAATTCCGGCACCCATCTCACTCATGGTATTCACCTCCTTCCCCTGTTCCTTTTGCAAGCCAACAAGGTTATCTTTCAACAAAGCACTGAGGGGCGCATCAGTTTTGTCCTCGGGTGAAGCTGTGCAAGGATATCTTACTACTCCGCAATGTCAGTCTCGACGGTTGACAACCGCTGTCTTGTGTTCTCGAGTTCTGGCAACAGAGCGTTGCGCAAATGTGCAGAGTAGACCTGAGACTGGGTAGTTCTCGAAGGCGTAGAAAGATTCACAGACATGATGTAATATAAGTCAATATGGGAGGGAGCAGTCGTTTCCTTTCCTTGCCGTCGTCACGGCCCAAGTCCTCGAATCGTTTAGCGGTGGCTGACTACGACTTTCGCTCTGTTCTGTTATGAAGCTTCTCGTATATGTCGGTCGGTCAGTTTTGTTGTCGAGCTCTCCTCACACAATTCGTTACGTAATTAAGAGGTATGCCTTGTTCCTGATTGATTGATTCCTTTCGTTGCCGGAAACCGCCGACGGTCAGTTtaattaattattattGTCGCGtgcttctgcttcttcctgcTTGGCCATGCTCTCCGCCACGAGTTCTTTCTCGCCTGTCTTTTCACTTCCACCCTCGGCGACTCCACTTGGCTACTATTGCAGCCCTGTAAAACCCACTTCATAACTATGTCAGGTCCACCACCTATTCCTTCCAAGACAAGGCCTTCTTTTACCAACCCTTTCTACCACAATTCAAACGCTAGTGCCAGCTCCACGGCCTCTTCACCGCCATCCTATGACACCCACCCATCCCATCCCACTCAACCTTTTCGACCATCTGCCACCCAACAGTTAGAGCCAGTCCAGTATTCTTCACTCTCTTCTTTGACAAAGAACAAACCGAAGCATACGCATACAAGTCAACCGGCTAGTTACGAATACCAGCCTGACTCATCGAAGCAGGGGTATACAACTCACGGCTTCGAGTCACATGGTCAGGCTGTGAATCAGAATGTTAATGCGGGTAGAAGACTGCCACCGATGCCTAGCCAAGCGACAACGAGGACCCCTACTGAACCTCCTCAACGTGCAGTTCACTCTGGTAAGCATACGTCGCCCTCGAATAAGGAAACATTCGTAGCTGATCTCATTGGCCAGCTTCAGCGCCCCctgcaccaccacccaGGACAGGATCTGGGTTCCAGAGCTACATTCCTAGTGGAGCTCAGTCTGGGTTTGACTCGGCCGCCAAGGGCGTTAGAGGCGCAGCAGATACGGTGAAAGATGGATTCTACACAGTGGCAAATCAACAGAGGAAAGAACAGGCAAGTCTGTCTCCGTACCACTCATCTAATGCCATGAATCTAATGGTATAATAGGTGATGTCTGGCATAGGGAAACTAGGAGTTGGTGCTGTCAAGCTCGCTGGCAAGGGCGTGTATCAAGTGGGCAAATTTGCTACAAAATAAAGACTCGTGATGTTTTTTAGTGTCTGGGTTCAGCGCTTGCTGTACGAAGTAGCCTTGGTAGTGTATTCTGCTCAGGAATGTATTGTGTCTCATGAGGTACCTTCCAAAGTCTGTTACTCACCTTCATTAGAGACACCGGTTGAAAGTAATTTAACAACTGTTCGGGCGCCAGCAGCCGTTCACCTTTGAAGAGAAACCCCCATGAGTCTTCATGCCTTTACCTATCATTTTTACTCAAGGAAAGAATCTTTCATGGGCGCGAGTAGCTAATGCAGCAGAACATGTGTACAGCACCACCAAAGGCGATTACGACGACCAACCTCCACCTTGATCCGGAAATCTCACACCTCGACATCCGGTCACGTGATCTTTCCCGCATCAACAACTCCACCTCCAACCCATGTCCGACAACCGACGTCTCCGTAGCTTCCGACTCAGCGAACTACGAACTTAACAATTCAGCCACTGATAACACTACTTTCCGACGAACCATATTTTAGGGTCTGATGCCCTAACAATGGCGGACAGTCCATCACCATTGCCACCGTATAATAATGTATGGACGAAACGAGCAGCGGAGGCAGATGAGTGGTTACGCCGTGAGCCCGTCATCGTGTTTCATTGACAATGAGCTGACAGTTGGATGGTCATAGAGCACAAAGTTGTATGTCCAACAGCCTCTTTACCAGTCGAAATATCGTTGCTCAAATGCGTTCTGTTTTCCCATAGGTGGTTTCGGCAACATCAGCCTCTGTCATCTCAACTTTTGCAGGCTTCCCTCTCGATTCTCTCAAGTCTCGACTGCAGTCATCACGCGAGAAGGTATCTATACCTAGATTAGCAGCTGACGTCGTTAGGGAAGAAGGTATCGGAGGGTGAGCATTCTTTTCTGATCACATTGACCATCTTAGCTCACCTGCAACGTGTAGGTTGTGGAGAGGGTTTCCGTGAGTAGTCTCCCAGACGAACCATATAAATACGCACAAATGAAGGTCCTGATCTTTGAGAGCAGTTTACCACTTATAACGATATCAATTGTCCGAACAATATCATTTACCATTTATAGCTCGACCAAGCGTATCCTTAATTCCACACCTTTACCTAGCGAACCACCTAAAGCGGACCATAAACCTACGGACGACGCCCGTCCTGGTAACAAAGATGGAAGCAGCCGGAAGACTCCTTGGATCAACATACAGCTAGGATGGTTTTCGGGTGATAATGCCAAGGACATAGGGATCACAAGTTTTTTAGCGGGAGCTGTTAGTGGGGCTGTAGTTTGTGTAGGAAGCGCGCCGTTTGAGCTTGTCAAGGTAGGCTCTACATCGTCATCATCTATGGAATCGTCCCTGATAGGCGGATTAAAGGTACGGAGACAGTTAGAATACCAGATTTACCGTGATTCCCACCCCGAGCTCTTCTGCAATCCCTCTGCAGCCACAGCTGGTTCCGGCTACAAAGTAGCGGTACCTGGTGTACCGCCCACAGCTTCATTCACTCCTCCAACGACACTTCAAGCGGTCAAACTCATCGTTAATTCCAATGGCCCACTCGGCTTGTACATCGGTTGGAGACTCCATTTCGTCCGTGACATGCTCGGAACAGCTTTGTACTTTGCAGAGTACGATGTTATGCGGTATTATCTGGGACGCCAAAAGACAAAAATCAGAGAgaatggagaaggagggggGTTTGGCTATGATGTGCAGGGAGATGTACCAGATTGGGCAAAAGCTTGGTTGCCGAAGCAGGCTGTACCATTCTTGTGTGGAAGTGTGGCTGGAGTTTCAAGTTGGGCGCTGATATATCCTGTTGATGTGAGTCCTTACTTGATATATCATTTTGGATAAATTCAAGGCTAATTAACTCATTGTAGGCGATAAAAGTAAGTAGGGCGGTTTATGTAGATTACTCAGTCTAATGACGTTTCATCACAGACTAAGGCTCAACAAAGAGCTTTATCACGCTTAACACCACGCACACCTGCTGAACAATTCCACCGCTTAGTACGAGGAACGGACAAGGATAACCCAAAGCCATTATTATCTGGCATCACTCGATTGTACCGAGGGTATGGATCTCACATTAGATAACTGGCTGGATTTGACCTGCTTACAAATGCTTAGACTTGGGATCTCAATGATCCGTTCAATGCTCACACACGGACTGTTGTGGACGCTTGTGGATGCTGCGGGGTCCTATATTGACACGAAACCTTGCGAAAGATATTTTGGAGTCGACGTACCTTTATAGAATCATTTTCTTGCAAGACACACTAAACTTTGAGACCCTAATAAAAAGGCACAACCGTCACGCGCTTTTCTTGTATGTGGGTTAATCTCATTAATAACACCCGGCAGACACGACGAGCCTAGGGCTAGTATGGTACAGGCGAAAGCAAGTAGATAGACAGCATCCCAATGATGGCGCGCTCCATCTGGATAGTCAAGCCATTAATCAACTTTAGCAATATCATGCATAGACATCTGCAAACAACTGTCCATAATATTTCGGTTGCGTCTAACAAAACACTTAGATTTGACAAGATCGATGATGGTCTTTTCAATGATTACGAATGCAAAGTATCGATAGGTGCAACGAAATGAAATTAGGAGCATTCACACCGTAATATACGTACGTAATTCACGCAAAACGCGATTTTTAAGACGTTTTCAAAATCGTATAAAATATTCTTATGAAAAAATGCACCTTTTTCAAACCGCGTTTTCGCGATTATGACTGTCCCGATCTCTGTCCGTTCACCATTCATATATTATATTTATTATATACACTATAGCCAAAACACACAGCCGTGCCTGATTTCTTCCGTCGTCGGAACGTCAAAACAACGAAATACCCAGTGACGACAACGAACTCCACACAGTAACATCTCCACAACCATGGCTGCTCAGGCGGCGCTAGACCCATGTATATTTGGATCCCCTCCAAGCGTTCCAACGCCTGCAAAGCAACTTCAAGTGAAGAAGCGAGTGGTGAACCTCGTCAATCCAGCGGGTGAGTTGTTTGCTTCGTTTCAGTGTGTTTGGTCAGTTACGTAGAAGCTGACATGACATAGATGAACTAAATTTTTCACATCAAAGCACCTCTCCCATTGGGTCTCCTACTAGCATGCTCTATAAAGATGAGTTTATCAAGGCAAAGACCCCCTCTCCGCCTATCCTTCCTCGTCTAAGCGAGTTGCAACAGCAAGCAGGAAATCTTACACCAAACACCAGTGATGTGAAGGGCATCCTGAGACCCTCTGGGACTCCCGGTTCTGGCAATGGAGGTGGGTTAATCATCTCGGTCATCATTTTTGACAAACTAACAGAGTATCTGTAGTCCGATTCTTCCACAAAAAACAATTCCGAGTCATTACTCCCAACTCTTCCGTCCTTGCACCATCCCCAGCGAAGCCACTACCAACGCCCACATCCAgttctttcttctctcagCTACTTGCAGTCACTATGTCACCTCGTCGTAAAGAGCCTGAATCTGAACCTGAGCCGGAGGAGAACGAAGAAAGCTGGGAGAAGCCAGGTGAAGAGGGTGAACTATCGTTGGTCGCCTCAACTGGATCGGCTGGGAGCATTATCGTCGACAGCGacaaggatgaagaagacgtTAAAGAAGAGGAGTCTTGGAATGGCGAGCCCCAAATACACTGCTCGCCCCTAGGATTACCCGCTGTACTTGACGGCAACACATCCAAAGATGCCTCCTATAGTGAATGTGAACTTCCTTCGGTTGAGTGGCATCTTCCAGAAGATATATCGAACTTGTTGTCTACAAAATTCCCAGAAAAAGGCTCATTCTCAGTTGTCGATCCTACCTCAACCTCTACCATAGCTCCATCAAAAGACTTGTCTGCCGATCGATCTTCTTTTCGAGATGCCTTAACGTCTGAGGCCGCCTCCGAATCACTGAAACACGTCAGTATGGAGAATAGGTCCGAAGAGGTATTTTGGGGGTTACATCCCGACGAATCCACCATGTCTGAGCGTGGCAAGGAGGATACCAACCCCACAATCCGATGTCAGCTACTTCCTCGTGAAGAGCAGGTCTCTACTATTGAAGAGAAATATGAAACCCAAGagtctcttcttcccattcaGCCTGGACGTCCTAAGACTCCCCCATATTCCACAAGTTCGATATTTGCCGACATGAGTGCGGAGCAAGCTGAACTTACTTGGCCACTCGCCCATCGCGGGCCAgattcttcttctacttTCCATTCGCCCACTCCCATCCAGTCCACGGAACCTCTTAAAGCAGCTCCCCAAACCCCTCGCACAACGGTGGGAGACGTTACAGAATTTTATGACTGTACAGCTATGGTCATATCCCCTTCCTCTGATTCACCTATTGCTACTTGTTCTACATCGGCATCTCTTTCAAGCCTCTTGGCACAGCCTACCAAAGCTCTCTTCGAAGCTCAGACAGCTCATGCAAATGCACTCAGCACCGAACTTGAGCTTTATAAGGATCTTACTGAAAAGCTCCGCAATGAAGTCTCAGAAAGAGACGAGGTGCTTGCCAAACTAAATATGCGAGCATTGGAAGCAGAGATGTTGTACTCCCAGGTGCAAGATCTGAGAAAGGAGCTGGCTGTTGCTAAGACAAAAGCAGAGCAAGCAGAGATACAAGCTCAAAGCGCTCAGCAGCAAGCGCTGCCAAGTCTAGGCCGCAACTCTCCGACTCCCCTCATGCGTACTCGGAGCGCTGCTCTCCCTTCTGATAGGACTATGGCTGCTGAAAGAGAAGCGCGTGACTTCGAGATCCGACTTGCTAAAGCTTTAGCGGATTCCGCAACCATCTCGCGGCAGTTGGACGAAGTCAAGAAGTCTCGCGACCAGCATGCCCTTGAGCTCGAAGAAGCCCGAGCTGAACTACGGGATAAAGATGATCGCGAGAAAAGCCGCATGATCAAGGCGTCACACCCTGAGGAGAGTGAAAAAGAtggggagatggaggagatgcgagaggagatggaggagtTGCAACGGAAGCTACGAGAAATGGAGGgcaaagaagaggaagtggaagTTTTGAGACAAGAATTGGTAGAGGTGCATTGCCAGCTTGCGGAAGTCAAGGATGATGGCGATGAGACTCAAGTTCTGAGAGCGGAACTCTCCAGTGCTCATCATCAGTTGGATGAATACGAGCTGACGAAGGCCGATGTTGATGCCCTTCAAAAGGAGATTTCCCACTTAAGGCACCACGTCGGCGAGCTCAAGCAAGTGAAGGCCGCAGACGAGGAGGAAATTGAAGCCCTTTTGGGTCAGATTGCCAAGCTTGAAGCCGAAAATCGAGAAGTGGAGGATTTAAAATATCATGTTGGCCAGCTTAAGCAGGTCAAAACGGctgatgaagaagaaattGAAAACCTTTTGGGTCAAGTCGAGAAGCTTAAGGGGGAAAGAAATCAGGAAGAGGAATGGAAGAACAGGGTAGAGGAACTGAACAGGAGAGTAGATATGGAAGGCATAAGAAGGCAGGATGTAGAGCTTAAGCTAGGGGAGGTAAAAAATAGGGAGGTCAAGCTGGAAGCAGAGAACCGAGAAGTGCTTTTTATCAATGGTATGCGGGGATAACTTCGCTAACATCTTCCCTAGCTTCGAAAGAGCCTTCAATCCACTCGGGAGCAACTTGTTCAAGCGCAGTCAGCCCCTACCATTTCTCCAATGGACGTGCGGGAACTTCAATCCCTTCGCATAGAGGTTAACCATCTCAAGTCTCAATCTGCTTCGAAGGACTTGGAAATTATCAATCTTCAACGGCGTAAAGCGGAGTTgaaggaagatagggaGATGCTTAATATCGCATTGGATTCCAAGCAACAAGAGGTCGAATTGGTAAGTACTCTACTCCACC comes from Cryptococcus gattii WM276 chromosome G, complete sequence and encodes:
- a CDS encoding GPI-anchor transamidase subunit GPI16 (Similar to TIGR gene model, INSD accession AAW44533.1) — encoded protein: MLLLSSLKLFLFTPVLFAAGHSPNSFHESLTLHPLPDGKLSVLFEFTTYFTQTKSTASIPQYHHSITPPSLLLPLQTSNISEISISFVSGRWDQRRTSQSGPLHYLSGGGGGEVRGWVRNGNEGGSEEERWGAVTHALGGLFCAGLGPKNAGENVKTFGGVYPPRRGDPDGLTHFLLSHPHHNLCTENLTPFLSLLPSKGLSGLSALLAQPGIIFSWGFQSEGIEVIMPSDGHPEGKWTGWWEGVVDLIPPGAGVKDAKRETGLESLFKRRLPPSYPEAESSVIRLILPENEKVNVEPQSRVMGEWRDGKWRQVMEWNAKDSEMVGKDLKFWWDEVRFEYPHTIDPPLISVTKTVIDSQASDGTFQIKISNHENIMREAIYSEIWPWWVKGWMSEMAVWIEDEGPRADLLKSISYNPSNPPDIPPTTIHLSIQLPPRSTLVLTIPFTKLTLKYTDHRPDAERGQEIPAGVLTLLDLVGEQGGPEPETKSESSPSSWASPQTNAIRSNRARIYTPRVLLDIPTPDFSMPYNVIIMSSTVMAVFFGLMHGGLTRKWGWVEVPEEPEEPGEEVRVREEKE
- a CDS encoding Hypothetical protein (Similar to SGTC gene model, INSD accession EAL19707.1; CNBG3350); this encodes MSVNLSTPSRTTQSQVYSAHLRNALLPELENTRQRLSTVETDIAEYALLKDNLVGLQKEQGKEVNTMSEMGAGIWVHTTIPDISVITLDLGFDLHLEMTLADAEEYVKKKLEILKKKRDSLSQKEEFLVWQIGQFQGAMS
- a CDS encoding Hypothetical Protein (Similar to TIGR gene model, INSD accession AAW44857.1) gives rise to the protein MSGPPPIPSKTRPSFTNPFYHNSNASASSTASSPPSYDTHPSHPTQPFRPSATQQLEPVQYSSLSSLTKNKPKHTHTSQPASYEYQPDSSKQGYTTHGFESHGQAVNQNVNAGRRLPPMPSQATTRTPTEPPQRAVHSAPPAPPPRTGSGFQSYIPSGAQSGFDSAAKGVRGAADTVKDGFYTVANQQRKEQVMSGIGKLGVGAVKLAGKGVYQVGKFATK
- a CDS encoding Hypothetical protein (Similar to TIGR gene model, INSD accession AAW44529.1; CNG01410) is translated as MADSPSPLPPYNNVWTKRAAEADEWLRQHKVVVSATSASVISTFAGFPLDSLKSRLQSSREKVSIPRLAADVVREEGIGGLWRGFPLPLITISIVRTISFTIYSSTKRILNSTPLPSEPPKADHKPTDDARPGNKDGSSRKTPWINIQLGWFSGDNAKDIGITSFLAGAVSGAVVCVGSAPFELVKVRRQLEYQIYRDSHPELFCNPSAATAGSGYKVAVPGVPPTASFTPPTTLQAVKLIVNSNGPLGLYIGWRLHFVRDMLGTALYFAEYDVMRYYLGRQKTKIRENGEGGGFGYDVQGDVPDWAKAWLPKQAVPFLCGSVAGVSSWALIYPVDAIKTKAQQRALSRLTPRTPAEQFHRLVRGTDKDNPKPLLSGITRLYRGLGISMIRSMLTHGLLWTLVDAAGSYIDTKPCERYFGVDVPL